Part of the Streptomyces europaeiscabiei genome is shown below.
GACCCGGCCCAGGCCGTCGCCCTCGCCGACCAGGTCGCCGAGGCGGGCCCCCTCGACATCCTCATCAACAACGCGACCCAGACCGTACGCCGCCTGCCCTCCGCCTACGCCGCCCTGGTCGAGGGGGAGAGCGCACCGCTGCCCGCCGGCGAGCTGCCCGCGCACCACGTCATCGGCGCCTTCAACTCCGGCGCCGTGGACGGCCTGACCGCGCTGCCCGTCGGCATCAGCGGCCTCGACGCGCAGCAGGTCGCCGACCTCGCCCTGGTCGCGGGCAACGCCAGCGTCGCCCGGCACCTCGACGGCACCGCCATCGACGCGGGCGGCCTCGTTCCCGACGTGGTCGACAGCAACACCTGGGTGCAGACCATCGAGCAGATCTCCCCGGTGGAGCTGCTGGAGACCCAGCTGTGCAACTACACGGCGCCCTTCATCCTGATCAGCAAGCTCCGCCCGGCCATGGCCGAGGCCGCCAGGAAGGCGACCAGCAAGCGCGCGTACATCGTGAACGTCTCGGCGATGGAAGGCGTCTTCGGCCGTGGCTACAAGGGCGCGGGCCACCCGAACACCAACGCCGCCAAGGCCGCGATGAACATGGTCACACGGACCAGCGCCCAGGAGATGTTCCAGACCGACGGCATCCTCATGACCTCGGTCGACACCGGCTGGATCACCGACGAGCGCCCCCACTTCGACAAGCTGCGCCTCGCCGACGAGGGCTTCCACGCCCCGCTCGACCTCGTCGACGGCGCGGCCCGCGTCTACGACCCGGTGGTGCTCGGCGAGCAGGGCGAGGACGTGTACGGCGTCTTCCTGAAGGACTACGCGCCCGGCAAGTGGTGAGACGACGCCCCGACCCGGCCGGCCCGGCCAGCCCGGTCGGCCGCACGGGGGCGGCGGTCCCGCTCGGTCTGGTGCGCCCGGTCCGCCACCAGTTCCAGCACGGTGCGCCAGTCCTCCAGGACCCCGGCGTCCACCCCGGCCGACCGGCCCGCCTCGTCCGCCTGGCGTAGCGTCAGCACGTCCTCGACGAGACCGGTGTCCACCCAGCCGCCCGCATGCAGTCGTACGAGGTGGTCGGGGCCGAGGGCGTGCAGGCGTACGAGATGTGCGACCCGGTCGCCGAGCAGTGGCCGGACCGCTTCGGCGGCCAGGTCCGCGTGGCTCGTGTCGTCACCCGGTCGGAGCAACTGCCCGAGGGTGTGGACCAGGCCGGCCACCTGGAGCTCCTTGTCGGCGGGGCGCCCCCGGCGCAGCAGCGCGGCGGTCCGCAGCGCGTGCTCGTGCGGATCGGTACAGGTGCCCGGAGTGCGGTCCGGTCCGTCCCGGCGGCGGTCCGGCGTCCTGCCGCCGCCCCGGCGGGCGTGCAGCAGATCCATCAGCTCATCGACGCTGCGCAGTTCCATCCGCCGGTCCTCCCGAGTCCGCCCGTGAGAAATGCCGTTGCGGCACATGAGCAGATCATGGTCGGCTTGCGATCCGGCCAACGGGACCTGAACTACGCGCCGAGGCCGACGAACCGATGGGTCGTCGGGGCGGTGCGGGGTTCGAGTACTGAGCCGAACGGGTGATGAGAAAAGCTACCAAATGGGTCAAATTGCCCTAGGGTGTGGCCTGCTGGGCGCTGAACGACTCTAGACAGTTACCTCTTGTTTTCAGCCCCATAGAGCGGCCGCCCGCTCATTTGGTTACTCTGTACCGGACGGACAGCCTGATATGGGTCCCACCCACACCCACGGTCCGTCCCGGGACAAGCCGGTCACCACGGCCTGCTCTCACACCAGGTAATCCGGCGCCACCGCGTCCGAACTGACATCGACTCAGACCCGAGCGGACGTCAGGCGCGCAGCGGCAGGCTGGGCCGACGTCCCGAGGGTGACCCGACACATAAGGAGTGCGCGGTGACACCAGAGAACACGAATGGCGATCAACGCCCCAAGGAACGCACCGAGGGCGGCGGCCGGTCGAAGAAGGAACTCGGCAGCCTGGACGTGTGGGCCAGGTCCGCCCCGATCCGACTGGCGGGCTACGAGGACGACCTCGCGGAGCCCCACATCCTGCCCAGCGTGGACTGACCGGCAGGATCACGATCGCCGTCTGCATGGGCGTGCCAGACTCGCGCCCATGCAGATCAGAGAAGCCACCGCCGACGACTGGCCCGGGATCTGGCCGTTCTGGCACCGCGTCGTCGCCGCCGGCGAGACCTACACCTGGGACCCGGACATCTCCGAGGAAGCCGCCCGCACCCTGTGGATGGCGCCCACGAAGCGCGTGTACGTCGTCGAGGACGAGACCGGAGCGGTGGTCGGCTCGGCCTACCTCACCCCCAACTACGGCGGACCCGCCGCCCGCATCGCCAACGCGGGCTTCATGGTCGACCCCGACCGTGCCGGCCAGGGCATCGGCCGCGCCCTCGCCGCACATGTCCTCACCGAGGCCGAGATCCAGGGCTTCCGCGGCATGGTGTTCAACGCCGTCGTCGAGACCAACCCCGCCGTACGTCTCTGGACCTCACTCGGCTTCACCGTCCTCGGTACCGTCCCGGACGCGTTCGAGCACCCGAAGGACGGCCGGGTGGGGCTGCACATCATGTACAAGGCGCTCTGACGCGGCCGGCCGGACGAGGCTGTTCCGGCCGGACAGGGCTGTTCCGGCGCCGCCGGGCCGTGTCCCGGGGTCAGTCGATCGGCGCCGTCCGCCGCCACGGATTCAGCTTCTCCAACCGGCCCGCCACCTCCAGGAGTTCGGGCTCCGAGCCCGGGCGGCCCACCAACTGCACCGCACAGGGCGCGCCCGACGGCAGCGTGCCGAACGGCACCGACATCGCCGGCCAGCCCGTGAGGTTCCACGGCGGGGTCAACGGCGAGTAGTTGGTGTTCACCAGCAGATTGCGCAGCCACCCCCGCTCGTGCCAGTTCGCGGCGGCGGGCCCGCGCCGGGCGAGCGCCGGTGTGAGCAGCACGTCGTGCTCGGCGAAGAACGGCTCCAGACGCCGGCGCAGCTGCTCCCGGCGGTCGCCCGTGCGGACCCCCTTCACAAAGCGCCGCCCCACGGCCGCGTGCACCCGCGTGCGCCGGGTGAGCAGCTTCGGATCGAGGCCCTCGGCGTCCACCGCGGTGCCCGCCGTCCAGTGCGCCAGCGAGGTCGTGCCCAGCCAGACGGGATACGACGGATCGGCCGGCCGGACCGTCAGCCCGGCCCCGGCCAGCAGCTCGGCCGCCCGGCGCGCGGCATCGGCGTACGGGCGGGTGACGGTCACGCCGACCAGGGGGCTGCGCACGGACAGGGCGATGCTCGGTGAGGGCGGGGTGGTGCCGCAGGGCCGTCCGGTGTCCGAGCCCGCCAGTATCCCGAACATCAGCCGGGCGTCCTCGACGGTCGTGGCCAGCGGGCCGTTCTCGGACATGCCGAACCAGTCGCCGTGCCCGATGTCCGCGGGGACGACTCCGAAGCCCGGCTTGAGCCCGAGCAGACCGCAGTTGGCAGCCGGTATCCGCAGCGATCCCATTCCGTCGTTGCCGAGGGCCAGCGGCACCAGCCCGGCGGCGACCGCGGCAGCGCTGCCGCCGGACGAGCCGCCCGTCGTACGCGAGGTGTCCCAGGGGTTGCGGGCGGTGCCGTGGACGCCGTCCGTGGTGCCGAAGACACACAGCTCGGGCACGTTCGTGAGCCCCACGACCACCGCGCCCGCCGCCCGCAGCCGGGCCACCGTCACATGGTCGTCCTCGGCCGGTGTCCCGGGGGTCGCGGCGGACCCGTTCCGGGTGGACTCGCCCCGCACGGCGAGGTTGTCCTTGATCGCCACCGGTACGCCCGCCAGGGGCAGTTCGGCCAGCTCGGCGCGGCCGGCCACCTCGTCGGCCTCAGCCAGGGCCGCCTCCGCCCGTACCTTGCGGAACGCCCCGACCCGCCCGTCCAACGCCTCGATCCGCGCCAGATGCTCCGCCACCACCTCACGCGGTGTGACCCGCTTCTCCCGCACGGCGGCGGACATCTCGGCGGCGGTCCGGCCGACCCAGCTGGTCACGGGCGCTCCCTGGCGGTGTCGTGCGCGTCGGTGTCGTACGCGACGGAGGGGCGTACTCGTGAGTAGTGGTCGAGTACGGGAGCACTGTGCCCTGCGGCACGGCCCCGCGTCGAGAGTCCGCCGTGAACAAGTCCGTCCGTGGCCTCGCTACGCGCTCCGCGCGGGCGACGTGGTCAGCCGCGTGGGCGGCATGAACTCACGTACGTACGTCCGGTCCCAGCACGCCCCGGTCTCCCGCAGCTCGCGCCAGGTCGTGTAGCGGTAGCGGAAGAGGCGGGCGCGGACGAACCGGGGCGGGGCGTCGGCGGGGAAGGGGGAGCGGCGGAGCAGGCGGAGGGTGTCGCGGTCGTTCTCCAGGAGCCGTTCCATCAGGGCGCCGAACCAGGAGCCGGCGTACGCGGGGGAGAGGGCGGCGAACCACATCAGCCAGTCGAGCCGCAGATGGTACGGGGCGAACTGGCGCGGCCAGCGCCTCGGATCGCCCGGCTTGCCCTTGAACTCGTACTCCCGCCACTGCGAGTCCTCGCGCGGCACGTCGTCCGCCGTGCCCTCGACCACCACCTCGTACCGCACCCGGCTGACGCTGCCGAACGCCCCGTAGGTGTTGACCAGGTGCAGCGGGTCGAAGGAGCGGTTCATGACCTGGCGGCGGGAGACCATGTTGCGGACCGGGTGGTAGCTGAGTCCGAGGAGCAGTGCGGCGGCGGCGAGCACGACGACCGTGTACCAGAGAGGTGCTTCGGGGGTGTCCGGCGCCGGCGTCCCGAAGTCGACCGCGGACACGGCCAGCACGATCGTGATCCAGTTCAGCCAGGAGAAGTTGCCCGACAGGACCAGCCACAGCTGGGTCAGGATCATCAGCGAGGCGGCGGCCGTCGCGATCGGCTGCGGGGTGAAGAGCAGGAACGGGACCACGAGCTGGGTGACGTGGTTGGCGGCCGCCTCGACCCGGTGCAACGGCTTCGGGAGGTGGTGGAAGAACCAGCTGAACGGGCCGGGCATCGGCTGCGTCTCGTGGTGGTGGTACAGACAGGTCAGCTTCCGCCAGCACGCGTCGCCGCGCATCTTGATCAGCCCGGCGCCGAACTCGACCCGGAACAGCACCCAGCGCACCAGGAACAGCGCGACGACCGGCGGCGCCACCTCGTCGTTGCCCAGGAAGACGGCCAGGAAGCCGACCTCCAGGAGCAGGGACTCCCAGCCGAACGCGTACCAGGTCTGGCCGACGTTCACGATCGACAGGTACATCGCCCACGGCACGAGCCACAGCACCATGCCCGCCCAGAGAGGCAGCAGCGAGTCCACCCCCGCGACGAGCGCCGCCGACACCGCGCAGCCCGCCCAGGCCCACCCCGCGAAGAAACGGTCCGAGTAGTGGCGGTGGAACACGCTCGGCGCCCGCCGGAACGGCACCCGCTCGACGAATCGGGGCACCGGCAGCATGCCGCGCTCGCCGATCAGCGCGCGGAACTGCAGGGCCGCCCCCAGGAAGGCGACCAGATAGACGACGGCCAGGGACCGCTGGAAGAGCAGTCGGCCCAGCCAGTAGTCGGGTGCGGTGAACCAGTCCACGGTACCGACGATAGTGAGCGGATCGACGACGATCTCTCCACTCGAATAATCGGGCAAATACTGTCAAAGTGTCCCCATGGTTGATCGGGGAGCGAGCGATTCGGACGTCCCGGACGACTGGCTCGCCCACCCGGATCCGGTCCTGGCGCTCAACCTCATGGGCACCTTCGACTGGGACCTCGACGCCGGTGCGTTCCACATGGACGCCACCGCCCACGAGATCTTCGACATCCGCCCGGACGAATACGACGGCAGACCCGAAAGCCTGTCGCCGCGGGTGCCGCCGATGGAGGGCCGCAGACTCGACACCCTCGTCTCGCAGGCCCTCAAGGACGGCAGCGAGAACTACGGGGCCTACTTCCGCATCCGGCTGCGCGACGGCACCCTGCGCTGGACCCACACCCAGGGTTACATCCGCCGCGACGGGACGGGCCGCCCCTACCGCGTCATCGGCATCGTCCGCGACGCCACCCGGGAGCTGCGCGAGATCCGCTCCCGCACCGAGCGGGCCGCGCACGACGAGGTCCGCCGCAAACAGACCAACGTCGTCCAGGTCATCACGGCCGCCCTGGCCCACGCCCGGACCGTCCAGGACGTGATCGACGTCCTGGAGGACACCGACGGCCTCACCCACCTCGGCGCCGCCAGCCTGGTCATGGGCCTGGTCGAGGCCGGACGGATCCGGATGGTCGCCGCCGGCCCCGAGGACAGCTATGTGCCCGGCACCCGGATCACCCGCCTCGACGTGAAGTACCCGATGAACGAGGTCGTACGACAGCTCGTACCGCACTTCATCGAGTCGCCGGAGGAGTTCGCCGAGTCGTATCCGCTGCTGTGGCCGCACATCACCGACCTCGAGATCACCTCGGCCGCCTATCTGCCGCTGATCGTGCAGGCCCGCCCGATCGGCGCGATGGGACTGCTCTACAGCGACCGGCGGGGCTTCACCGGGGAGGAGCGGGACGTCCTCGTCGCACTCGGCAGCAGCATCGCCCAGAGCCTGCAGCGAGCCATGTTCTACGAGCAGGAGAAGGACCTCGCCGAGGGCCTCCAGCAGGCCATGCTGCCCCGGTCCATCCCCAGCTTCCCGGGCGCCGACATCGCCGTCCGCTACCGGGCCGCCTCCTTCGGGGGCTCTCTCGGCCGGGACATCGGCGGCGACTGGTACGACCTCATCCCGCTGCCCGGCGGACGCGTCGGCGCGGTGATCGGCGACGTCCAGGGCCACGACACGCACGCGGCGGCCGTCATGGGCCAGCTCCGCATCGTCCTGAAGGCCTACGCCACCGAGGGCCACACCCCGGCCACCGTGATGGCCCGCGCCTCCGCCTTCCTCCACGAACTCGACACCGACCGCTTCGCGACCGCCCTGTACGCGGAGGCCGACCTGGCCACCGGAGTGGTCCAGGTGGTCCGGGCCGGGCACATCGACCCCCTGATCCGGCACACCGACGGCACCTGTCACCGGGTGACCGTGGACGGGGGGCTGCCGCTCGGGCTGTCCGCCGAGTTCGGGGGCCTGGAGTACCCGGTGACCGCCGTCGAGCTGGACCCCGGGCAGACGCTGCTGCTGTGCACCGACGGCCTCATCGAGGAGCCGGGCGCCGACCTCGACGACGGCATGCGGACCCTGAGGGCACTCGTCGCCACCGGGCCGGACGACGTGGACGATCTCGCCGACCGGCTCATCGACGTGGCGGAGGAGAGGGGCGGCGACGACGACGTGGCCCTGCTCCTGCTCCGGCGCCGCAGCCGCAGCGCCGAACAGCCCGGCGGGCGGCTCCAGCAGCATGTCGGGCCCGGCGACCCCGAGGCGCTCACCGAGGCCAGGCACATGATCGGTGCGGCCGTCCGCACCTGGGGTGCGCGGGACCGGGCCGACGAGATCGAGCTCGTCGCCGACGAGCTGATCACCAACGCGCTCATGCACACGGAGGGGTCCGCGATCGTGACGCTGCGGGCGCTGGCCGGGTCCGACCGGCGGTTGCGGGTCGAGGTGGAGGACTCCTCCAGCGCGTTGCCGCGGCGGCGGGAGGCGGGGGAGGCGGGAGTGTCGGGGAGAGGGTTGCTGCTGGTGGACCGGCTGACGGACGTGTGGGGGGTGGAGGCGCGGGGCGGGGGGAAGTGTGTGTGGTGCGAGTTCGTGCTGCCGGGTGAGCGAGGGGTTGCGGGCGCCAAGTAGCTCGGGGGTGCGGGAGCGTCGGCGGGGTGCGGGTCCGGTGGGGCTGGTCGCGCGGTTCCCCGCGCCCCTGAAAAGCACGGGCTGCGCCCGTGCTTTTCGGTCCGCAGACAACCCCCCACTCGCCCGCACCCACCCACGCACCTCATGGCACCCTTGACGTATGCCTGAATTGCCCGAAGTCGAAGCGCTCCGGGACTTCCTGGTCGGGAGCCTCGTCGGTCATGAAGTCGTTCGGGTGCTGCCCGTGGCGATCAGTGTGCTGAAGACGTACGAGCCGCCGGTCACCGCGTTCGAGGGGCGGGAGATCACGGGCGTACTGCGGTACGGAAAGTTTCTCGGCATCGAGGCGGACGGTGGTGAACTGCACCTGGTGACCCATCTGGCCCGTGCCGGGTGGCTGCACTGGAGGGACCGGCTGCCGGACGGTCCGCCGCGGCCGGGCGGCAAGAGCCCGCTCGCGCTGCGGGTCGCCCTGGAGACCGGCGAGGGCTTCGACCTCACCGAGGCCGGGACGCAGAAGCGGCTGGCGGTGTACGTCGTACGGGATCCGGCGCAGGTCCCGGGCGTCGCCCGGCTCGGCCCGGACCCCCTCGCCGACGAGTTCGACGTGACCCGGTTCGCGGGGCTGCTCGCGGGTGAGCGGCGGCAGATCAAGGGCGCGCTCCGGGACCAGAGCCTGATCGCGGGCATCGGGAACGCGTACAGCGACGAGATCCTGCACGCCGCGAGGATGTCGCCCTTCAAGCTGGCTTCGTCGCTGAGGCCGGAGGAGACCCGGCATCTCCACGAGGCGCTGCGCGCGACACTCACCGAGGCCGTGGAGCGCTCCCGGGGGCTGGCGGCCGGGAGGCTGAAGGCGGAGAAGAAGAGCGGGCTCCGCGTGCACGGCCGGACCGGGGAGCCCTGCCCGGTGTGCGGTGACACCGTCCGAGAGGTGTCCTTCAGCGATTCCTCGCTGCAGTACTGCCCGACCTGCCAGACGGGCGGCAGACCCCTCGCCGACCGACGGCTGTCACGGTTGCTCAAGTAGCGCGGCCGTGCGGCCGGGGGCCACTCGACGCGGTCCCGGACCGGTTCGACCATGATCCGCAACCATTGAAGGTACGGACCAATCGGGGGCGGATTCGGTGGCGAACTCGGGGGCGGATTCCGGGGCGGATCCGGCGGACCGATTCAGCGCCATGCCGGTGCCTTGAGGGTCGCCAGAAGCTCGCCCTCCTGGCTGCGCACCTCGAAGTGGCTGATGTCCTCGCGCTGCATCGCGGTGCCCCCCATCATCTCGGAGGCCTTGTCGGCGCCCTCGGGGGACTTCCAGTTGGCGGCCGTCTCCTCGGAGCCGTCCTTGCCGATCACGACGAGCCGGCAGGCGTGGGCGCCGTCCGCCTCCTTGACCTTCAGCTCGATGTCACTGCCCCAGATCCGGTCCTGGACCTTGACCTCGGCCCACACGCCCGTCTTGGAGTCGGTGGCGGCGACGGTGTCCGGCGCCTCCCCCGGACCTGCGAGAACGGCCACGGTGGGGCCGCCCACGGCGATGACGACGGAGGCCGCCAGCGCGAACAGCCAGCGCCTGCGCTTCGCGCGGTGCCGGGCGGTCACCTCGTCGAGCAGCCGTCCCAGCATCCGGGGGCCGGGGGCCGCGAAGGGGTGCACGGCGCGCGGCGTCGCGTTGCGGTACAGCATCAGCTGCCGGGCAGCCGGACGGAACTCGGTGACCTGTACCGCGCACTGGGGGCAGCCGCGGACATGGTCCTCGAAGTGGAACGAATCCACCTCGTCCAGCACGCCCAGCGCGTACGCGCCGACGTCGTGATGACGATCCTGGGACCACATGGCAATTCCTCGGGCCGGTGTGCGGTGGGGGTTGCTTCCTGCCCCCACCGGTACGGACCGGACCGGCGAATCACTCAAGCCCCACGACCAATGCCAACCAAAAGATTCGGAGCCCTCCGCCGCGCGGATTGGTCCAGGACCGAAAAACCTGGTTCATCAAGGCCGGGACAGCCGGGTGGCCGCCACCTGAACACGGGGTGCCGGTGCTAGAAGAGGTGGATCGCCAGGTGCCCCAGCGGCAGACCGAGCTGCCAGGCCGGCGTCCAGACCTTTGGGCCGTCGTCCTCTCCGAGGACCGCGCCGCCACCCGGCACCGCGTCCAGGTCGGGGGCGAGCAGCTCCGTCTCCTCCAGCCAGCGCCACGCCGCGACCGCCAGCTCCAGGTCCGGCGACGGGCCGCCCGACTCCAGCGCCTCGGCGGTGAAGTGCGCCGTGCGCTCGCGCACCCAGTCCTGCCACGGCTGGTCGTACGCCGTCAGCGACAGCCAGGTCTCCAGCTGGGTCACGACCCGGATGCCGGAGAGTTCACCGCCCGCGTCCGAGAGGAAGATGGTCAGCGCCAGGGCGTCCCGCCCCGCACGGAATTCGAAGGACGTCGGCGGCATCAGGTCGCCCGTCCGCAGCAGCTCCTCCGCGATGTACTCGGCATAGAACCACGCCATCGGGACGGACAGTTCGCCGCCGCCGGCGCCGTCCGTGCTCTCTTGACCTCTGTGCAGCATCCCTTCCTGCCTTCCTCCGGTGCGTGCGCGTCGCCCGACCCCGGGCCTGGAGACCAGGCCCCGGGTCCCCATCCGGAACACGGATAGAAGACAGCTGATTGCTCAACCGGGGTCCTCTGCAAGGCGCTTTACGGAGGTTTGACTCGGCCATGGGTTTCACCGCAGGTCGGCCGCGTATCCGGGAAGCACCCGGCGCAGGGCGCGCAGCGCGTAGTACGCGCGAGATTTCACCGTACCGGGCGGGATACCGAGGGCTTCGGCGGCCTCCGCCACACTCGCCCCCTGGAAGTACACCTGCACCAGTACTTCGCGGTGCTCGGGAGTGAGTGTCTTCACAGCTTCGCGCACATCGAGGCTCGCCACCGACCGTTCGGCGTGATCGGCCATCACTCGCGCGTTCTCCAGCACCGCGTCCCCCACCTCGGCGGGGCGCGCCTGCCGGGCCCGGCGCGCGTCTATGGCGAGCCGCCGCCCGACGGTGAGCAGCCAGGGGCGTACGGAGTCGAAGTCGTCGGCGCGCAGCGCCTCGGGGTGCTGCCAGGCGCGCACGAAGGTCTCCTGCACCAGGTCCTCGGCGCGATGCCGGTCCCCGTCGGAGAGCCGCAGCAGCAGGGCGAAGAGGGGGCGGCCGTGTTCGCGCTGGAGTTCGGCCAGCTCGTTTTCGGCGGTCGTCCCGTCGGTGATCGTGGTTCCGGCCGTCATGGCCGTATGGGAACGCGGGGCGCGACGCGGGGACAGGGGCCGGTCACGGGTGTGCGGCGGGCGGTCGAACCTGTCGGCGAACGGTGCGACGAACGGTCCGCCGCCGGACGGACCCGCCATGCGACGGTGCGCCCGTATGCCCACTTGACTGGTATGTGGCGATGTGTATGGATTCTTACTGACTCGTCATTAAATGTGACTAGGTTGGGGTGCTCATCCATGACCGCACACAGGGGACCCACCGCCCTTGCCCTCGCTGTCCTCCTCACCGCGACCGCCGCCTGTCAGCACCGGGGTTCGTCCCCTCGGCCCGGTCCGTCGGCCCCCGTCGGTGACGGCCGCGGCTTCACCCTCGTCGCCTCCGGCGACGTCCTCCCGCACATGTCGATCATCGAGAAGGCGTACATCGACGCGGGCGGCGACGGCTACGCATTCGGGCCGATGCTCGCGGGTGTGAAACCCGTGGTGTCCGGGGCCGATCTGGCGATCTGTCATATGGAGACGGTCTACGGGGCGGACGGGAACTACAGCGGCTACCCGGTGTTCAGGTCACCGCCGCAGGTGGCGGAGGGGCTGGCGGCCACGGGGTACGACGCGTGCTCCACCGCCTCGAACCACACACTGGACGACGGCGCGCCCGGTATCCAGCGCACGCTGGACGCGCTCGATCGCGTCGGCGTACGGCACGCGGGATCGGCGCGTACAGCAGCGGAGGCGCAGAGTCCGACGTTGATGCGCGCGGGGGGCGCTCAGGTGGCGCATCTGGCGTACACCTACGGGACGAACGGCATTCCGCTGCCGGCGGACCGGCCCTGGGCCGTGAACCTGATCGACCGGGAGCGGATCGTGGCGGACGCGCGCGCCGCCCGGCGGGCGGGCGCCGACGTCGTGGTCGTGTCGCTGCACTGGGGGACGGAGTGGCAGGACGCGCCGGACGCACAGCAGTTGAGCCTGGGGGAGGAGCTCACGGAGGCGGCCACCGGCGGGCGGCCCGACATCGATCTGATCCTCGGCACGCACGCGCACGTCCCGCAGGCGTACGAGAAGGTCAACGGGACCTGGGTCGTGTACGGGATGGGCGACCAGGTGGCGGGGGAGATGCGCAACCACTCCGGTGCCGTCGATGCGCGCGGCAACCAGAGCACCCTGGCCCGGTTCACCTTCGCCCCGCCCGTACGTGCGGGCGACCGCTGGGCGGTGAGCCGGGCGGAGTTCGTGCCGCAGTGGTTCGACGTCGCCCGGGGGCGGGTCGTCGAGCTCAACTCCGCGATCGCCTCCGGGGCGGGGGTGGACGTCACCGCCGTGCGCGACCGCATCCGGGACGTCGTCCTCAGCCGGGGCGCGGCGCAGGACGGGTTGGTCATGGGGCGGTAGCCGCCGTGCGCGCTCCCGGAGCCGCGTTCGGCCCCGCTGGACCTACGGCACCACCGTCACCGGCCAGCGGCCCGCCTTCACCAGACGCAGGGCCACCGAGCCGACGATGCGGTGGCCCGCCTGCTGGGAGGCGCCCACCACGACCGCGTCCGCCTTGAGCTGGTCCGCCGCCGTCACCAGGCCGTTGAACGGGTCGCCGCGGAAGGTGTGGAACTCCCAGCGCACCTCGAAGACGCCCTTCACCTGCTCGGCGGCCTCCCGGATCTCCGCGACGAGGTGCGCGGCGATCTCCTCGGTCGTCCCGGCCACCGGTACCCCGAGCGCCGCACCGGCCGCCAGCAGCGGCTGTACGTACACGATCGCGAGCAGCGCGTGCTGGCGGCGGGCGAGGCCGGCGGCGTACGCCACGGCCCGCAGGGACGTGTCGGAGCCGTCCAGCCCGACGAGGACGACCTTGGGCCCGTCGGTGCCTCGTTCGAACCGGTGCGCTCGCTGATCGGTCACGGTCGCGAGGCTATCCGTGAACCCGTGAACCCGTGAACCCGAGCACCGAGCACCGAGCATCCGAGCACCGAGAATCCGTGAACCCGAGCACCGAGCACCCGTGAACCCGAGCATCCGAGAACCGAGCATCCGAGAACCGAGCACCGAGCATCCGAGAACCCGAGCACCGAGAACCCGAGCATCCGTGAACCCGAGTTCCGGCGTGCGCCGGGTGCGTGGCGGGGGCGCGGACAGCTACTCCCATCGGGTGTTTC
Proteins encoded:
- a CDS encoding Fpg/Nei family DNA glycosylase, translated to MPELPEVEALRDFLVGSLVGHEVVRVLPVAISVLKTYEPPVTAFEGREITGVLRYGKFLGIEADGGELHLVTHLARAGWLHWRDRLPDGPPRPGGKSPLALRVALETGEGFDLTEAGTQKRLAVYVVRDPAQVPGVARLGPDPLADEFDVTRFAGLLAGERRQIKGALRDQSLIAGIGNAYSDEILHAARMSPFKLASSLRPEETRHLHEALRATLTEAVERSRGLAAGRLKAEKKSGLRVHGRTGEPCPVCGDTVREVSFSDSSLQYCPTCQTGGRPLADRRLSRLLK
- a CDS encoding SDR family NAD(P)-dependent oxidoreductase, producing the protein MTVTEDGPATTDEVVHGPGIDPERLAVCLSVLDELDKLEVDHPDAIAVRRATAGVYRTVKQRRRQERRAAKTAHDKAVTESTATGSAQRIDDETEGILPSSVTEAGKIAGILQRPRSCYTCKTRYVEVDYFYHQLCADCAALNRGKRDVRADLTGKRALLTGGRAKIGMYIALRLLRDGAHTTISTRFPKDAIRRFKAMDDSADWLHRLEVVGIDLRDPAQAVALADQVAEAGPLDILINNATQTVRRLPSAYAALVEGESAPLPAGELPAHHVIGAFNSGAVDGLTALPVGISGLDAQQVADLALVAGNASVARHLDGTAIDAGGLVPDVVDSNTWVQTIEQISPVELLETQLCNYTAPFILISKLRPAMAEAARKATSKRAYIVNVSAMEGVFGRGYKGAGHPNTNAAKAAMNMVTRTSAQEMFQTDGILMTSVDTGWITDERPHFDKLRLADEGFHAPLDLVDGAARVYDPVVLGEQGEDVYGVFLKDYAPGKW
- a CDS encoding amidase; the protein is MTSWVGRTAAEMSAAVREKRVTPREVVAEHLARIEALDGRVGAFRKVRAEAALAEADEVAGRAELAELPLAGVPVAIKDNLAVRGESTRNGSAATPGTPAEDDHVTVARLRAAGAVVVGLTNVPELCVFGTTDGVHGTARNPWDTSRTTGGSSGGSAAAVAAGLVPLALGNDGMGSLRIPAANCGLLGLKPGFGVVPADIGHGDWFGMSENGPLATTVEDARLMFGILAGSDTGRPCGTTPPSPSIALSVRSPLVGVTVTRPYADAARRAAELLAGAGLTVRPADPSYPVWLGTTSLAHWTAGTAVDAEGLDPKLLTRRTRVHAAVGRRFVKGVRTGDRREQLRRRLEPFFAEHDVLLTPALARRGPAAANWHERGWLRNLLVNTNYSPLTPPWNLTGWPAMSVPFGTLPSGAPCAVQLVGRPGSEPELLEVAGRLEKLNPWRRTAPID
- a CDS encoding SpoIIE family protein phosphatase, encoding MVDRGASDSDVPDDWLAHPDPVLALNLMGTFDWDLDAGAFHMDATAHEIFDIRPDEYDGRPESLSPRVPPMEGRRLDTLVSQALKDGSENYGAYFRIRLRDGTLRWTHTQGYIRRDGTGRPYRVIGIVRDATRELREIRSRTERAAHDEVRRKQTNVVQVITAALAHARTVQDVIDVLEDTDGLTHLGAASLVMGLVEAGRIRMVAAGPEDSYVPGTRITRLDVKYPMNEVVRQLVPHFIESPEEFAESYPLLWPHITDLEITSAAYLPLIVQARPIGAMGLLYSDRRGFTGEERDVLVALGSSIAQSLQRAMFYEQEKDLAEGLQQAMLPRSIPSFPGADIAVRYRAASFGGSLGRDIGGDWYDLIPLPGGRVGAVIGDVQGHDTHAAAVMGQLRIVLKAYATEGHTPATVMARASAFLHELDTDRFATALYAEADLATGVVQVVRAGHIDPLIRHTDGTCHRVTVDGGLPLGLSAEFGGLEYPVTAVELDPGQTLLLCTDGLIEEPGADLDDGMRTLRALVATGPDDVDDLADRLIDVAEERGGDDDVALLLLRRRSRSAEQPGGRLQQHVGPGDPEALTEARHMIGAAVRTWGARDRADEIELVADELITNALMHTEGSAIVTLRALAGSDRRLRVEVEDSSSALPRRREAGEAGVSGRGLLLVDRLTDVWGVEARGGGKCVWCEFVLPGERGVAGAK
- a CDS encoding GNAT family N-acetyltransferase; the encoded protein is MQIREATADDWPGIWPFWHRVVAAGETYTWDPDISEEAARTLWMAPTKRVYVVEDETGAVVGSAYLTPNYGGPAARIANAGFMVDPDRAGQGIGRALAAHVLTEAEIQGFRGMVFNAVVETNPAVRLWTSLGFTVLGTVPDAFEHPKDGRVGLHIMYKAL
- a CDS encoding lipase maturation factor family protein, yielding MDWFTAPDYWLGRLLFQRSLAVVYLVAFLGAALQFRALIGERGMLPVPRFVERVPFRRAPSVFHRHYSDRFFAGWAWAGCAVSAALVAGVDSLLPLWAGMVLWLVPWAMYLSIVNVGQTWYAFGWESLLLEVGFLAVFLGNDEVAPPVVALFLVRWVLFRVEFGAGLIKMRGDACWRKLTCLYHHHETQPMPGPFSWFFHHLPKPLHRVEAAANHVTQLVVPFLLFTPQPIATAAASLMILTQLWLVLSGNFSWLNWITIVLAVSAVDFGTPAPDTPEAPLWYTVVVLAAAALLLGLSYHPVRNMVSRRQVMNRSFDPLHLVNTYGAFGSVSRVRYEVVVEGTADDVPREDSQWREYEFKGKPGDPRRWPRQFAPYHLRLDWLMWFAALSPAYAGSWFGALMERLLENDRDTLRLLRRSPFPADAPPRFVRARLFRYRYTTWRELRETGACWDRTYVREFMPPTRLTTSPARSA